CTGATTTGATtattggaattgcagatattgaGCCTAATAGATTTTGTAACCATGCTGTTACTCTAGGCATCAGTGGTTTGGTCTCTGCATGGGCTGGTTGGTATAGAAATTGGCCCTCATGAAGTAATTATGGAATAGTGTTTGTGAACCGAAGTGTTGAAAAGTAATGGAAGAAACTTCAATCATCTTCTTGTGACAATGCTTTTGCTTTCTGGTTAGATTTTTATCTCTAGAGGGGTTAATTATTcagcttttcttctttctttttttatatgtatGCAGCTCATCTTATTTATACACTGTCGTTGTACGTAAAATCACGATGATTGGAAGACTGCCAGGGTCTCACAAGAATGGAATTCATTCAAAAAATCAATTTACACACATACAACCCCCCTCATAAAGTTACTATCTGCAGGATTCATTCGAACCCAGTATCGTAAGCAAAAATACACGAATGGATAACCAGCTGAGCCGAACAACTGCAAGTAAAAAATGTATTGTCCACTACTcgtctttacaccactttttactCAAATTGATATATTGTAATAATCGATCCAGAAATCCCGTATATCATGGGATATATGCAATGCAATCCCATTCGTCCACAAGTGGGCCGGAGGGGCAGGCCCATATTCTAAACAGTATCGGATATTGAGTGACAAAAGACTGGGAATGTTACGGGCCAAAGCGGCCCATTTGCAACTTTCTATTTAAGAAAATCAAGGTTAATCCAATCTGTGTAGGTCTGGCCCGATCACAAACCCagcaaaaaaagtaaaaacgaCGTAATCGTGCGTGGGATTGTGGGAAGAAACGGTGAAGACAAGTTGACCCTGTAGCGATCTTGAATCTCCGACGCGACCGGAAAATCGGATCTTCCATAGTACTCGGATTTTCTGGCTGTAGTATAGCAGGTTCGTCGTTATTTTTCAATTCCGGATTCAAACGACCTTTGCTTTGAGTTTACTCGTCAACGCTTCACACAGACATTTTCTGTGAGTTACACCAACGAAAATGGCgtgaattttgattatttccTGCTGTTTCTCGGTGACCAAACGTAGGGTTGTTCTGCAGATGAGATGGCGGAGGGTGGTATGAATTCGAAGTATGTTAAGCTGACAAAGGATCAAGTTGCGCCGTTGGAGGACATTCGTCCAGGAGAGCTCAATCAGCCCATCGAGGTTCCTCAGGTCTCCATCTCGAACTCGTTGTCTCTGATTTAACAATTTCTTCTTTGAATTTCACCGTTATACGAAGGGacggatttgtatttttttttgaaagaaaatttgtgaCAAATTCCTGAACTTTATTGTAAATCGAATTAGTTGTTGGGATCTAATCCAAAAATTGGGCGTAATTGTACAGTTGGCTCTTCGGAAGTGCAATGAATGTGGCCAGGCTTTACCCGAAAACTTTGAGCCGCCCTCGAACGAGCCTTGGACAACTGGAATCTTCGGCTGCACTGAAGACACTGAGAGTTGTAAGCTGATGTCTACATAGCCTCAAACTTCTTAgcaaattttattatattattatttaaaatttcattaGCTGTTGCATGGTGTTGCTTCTTAGCTTTAACATAGATTAAAGATTTGACCCAGTGAATAAGGTTAAAGATTTAACAAACACTAGGGTAGCAATGAGCTTAGTGACGCCAGGAAGAAGAATTGTTCTCcacctccctttttttttctttcgttGGTGCAGTGATTTACAAATAAGAAAGAAATCTTGTTTCTGGAATTGAGTTCTTGGAAACAAAATATGATGTATTATTTGGGGCTCATATTACTTCTTAATCAAACTTTTGTGCTCTTACCAACTGCACTGTCGGGAGTATTGAGATTGTGAATGAAATTGTTCATCAGGAGATCTTGTGCCAAAGGATACTAACGATTGATCATCTTTGAGAAAGGAAGTGTGATAAATAGATGCTCTCTTTGCAACATTTTAGTTGTGTCATGGGTGACTGTGGGCAAAGTGAAGGAAAAGAAAGTTCAGCGCTTCCCCTTCAAGAAGTTCAGTGAAAAAGCTTTTGTTTTACTTCTCTTTCCAGTGATGTCTCCTGCTCCttattttaatcaaaaaaaataaataagataaaaattcaTACCTTTTAACAGAACTATAAAAATTCATACCTTTTACTTCTCTTTCATAAACTTTAAGGTCGTGTTCAATCTCCTTTCAAGGAAGTCACTATAAATCCTTTGGCAATATTGAGAAAAAGTCTTATGATTctcattgattttaattttgaaacatTTCTATTGTTCTGGTCCATTGCGGTCTCCTTTCCTTAATTTTTCCCTTCTTGAATAGAAGTTTCTGCAAATAGTTATTTGTCTCTTTTGATTTTGCTAAACACCAGTTGCTGTGTTCTTCTAGGTGCTGACATTTTTCTATGTTAAGAGCATGGATAATGATGGTTCAGAATTCAAATTGTTATGAACCCTATATATCCACTTGACCACAACTTTTTCTGTTGTTATCGAGGTCAAGTGTGTTTTGCTTATCCCTTTATtcgggtaaaaaaaaaagattttataAAACGAAAGGGAAATGTATTACCTTTTTCCATAAGAATAATGAAGGTTTTTCTAAAAGAAGGGTAAGGTTTAGAAAAACTGTGTTATTGGATGTTAGGTTTAACATGCATTGACGCATGCATTTAGATATATTTATTACAGTTCTTCTATAATATCGAAAGAAACCCAAAAACTGAGCACCCTGATGCTAAATATTTTTCATGGTTCTACTGTAATATTTTTCATCTTCATTCTTCTACATGCTTTGACTTAGTGACATATGAAATTCGTTAATACTAAATAGGAACTGATGGTATATTTCTTTTGGCTTTACATCGGTAATTCTTTTGTTGATATTTGACATATAACCAATCTATGTTTCCTTTTGTTGTCATTACTTATCAGCTAGTTGATGCTAACTTtcctacttttttcttttcgaATACTTTATATGACAGGCTGGACAGGATTATTTTGCCCCTGTGTTCTCTTTGGTCGTAATATTGAAAACTTGAGAGAAGACACCCCATGGACTACGCCATGCATTTGCCATGCTGTTTGTGTTGAAGGTGGCATTGCTCTGGCTGTAGCAACAGCAGTCTTCCATGGTATTGACCCAAGGACTTCGTTTCTCCTTTGTGAGGGCTTGTTATTTGCTTGGTGGATGTGTGGCATATACACTGGTCTTGTGAGGCAATCCTTACAAAGGAAATACCATCTCAAGGTAATAAGTAATAACCCTTCTCAAAAAAGTACGAACTAGGGACAGATCCCTTATTTCTCAAACACTAGTCAGTAAGCGGCAAGTGTTGAGTTGCTCTACATGCTGAACGGCAACCTAATACTgtaactttttctttatttaaaacATTACATTTTCATTTTGCAGATTATCATAGTATGCATGTCTTAGATTCCTGGTTTATTTTAAGAAGGATGTAATCTTTACTGCATGAAATAATACCTGTTATGTCAGCCCATGgcaaaatagagaaaataaaagaaagaatgaaCTTTACTCTTTTAGATTCTCATTGTTGTTGAAAAGACTTGTCTGAATCCAATGTGAAACTGAGAATCTGGAGGCTACATTATAATGCAGCTTGTGGGATTTatcatttctttgtttacttgacATTGATGCAGGCATGCAGCTTTGTTGTCATCAGATATTTGGAACATTTTTGTCATTCATATTGTGTTGatgtttcaaataaataatgtaTCAAAGCTTATACATTTTAATGCTGTACTACGACCGGCTCCCAAAAGGAGGTGGCCACTCCGTTGATAGTCATATTGATTACTGATGGATACCTTAATCACTGCAGAACTCACCATGTGATCCATGCATGGTGCACTGCTGCATGCACTGGTGTGCCCTGTGCCAGGAGCACAGGGAGATGAAGGGGCGTCTATCAGATAATTTTGCCATGCCAATGACCGTTGTCAATCCTCCACCTGTTCAAGAAATGAAGTCTGCTTCCGAAGACCGGGATTCTGCTCCATCCACTGAACATGGCACCACTTTGGAGATGCAGGCTTTATAAACCAATACTCAATAATGTCATACACAAGTATTATTTATCATAACTGATTTTATTTCAAACAAGGTTTTGCAGTGATTTGTTGTACTCACGTTCCTCAGAGATTAGCTTTATACAAAACTTCATATTGTTTTTCCCTTGACACTTTTCCGCTCCCCGGATTTTTCCTTTGATTTATAGAGATGCCTCCGTCCTTGAGCTGGCCTTGGATATAGAACAATGGGCTATCTTGTTGCTACTATTGATTGCTTTATTACTGTTAGTGCGCTCCTTCATGCGGCCCTgtatatttaatttgtttatcTGTGTAAAAAAATGTGTGATCGAGATACTGAAATGGTCTTATTTCATAATGCTACTTCTCTTCGGCATTGTAAGAGATCATCACAAATTTAAACCTTAAACCACCTAACCATTAATATTTAATAGTGTATATGAGAATCTAAAAGAATCACATAAAGGATAGTTTTATACGATAAAAATGATGGATAAAGAAATTCAAATAGTCATTACAAGGAGTCATACTCCTGCTATAACTCTTATCTAATTAGTTTCTATTATGTACCTCAGTTATTCTGTTACCTGTTCTGAAACTATTCAAATTCATATTTTGGATAATGGCTAGAGGGCTTGTTCGTTGTGGAGGTGGCTGTAGTGGAGTTGCGAATTCTTGCGGCTGCAATGGATGCGCGAAGCTTTTGGTGCTGTCTTATCCACCGGATGGAGATATATTTTATGGTGTTGATGATGTAAGAGGTCTAATGTACAAGGAAGATGACAATGTTGTTTTAGAGAATTACAGAAGGGAGCAGTCTTTCCGAGAAGTACAAcgtaaaagaaagaagaaatcctCAGTCAAGGCTTGTTTTCAGTTTCTACAGCTTATATGGCGTATTAGatgattctttctttctttatttctttctcttttaggTTTAGTTGTTGTGGTTTAGTATCTTAATTCAACATTCGTTATATGTGATTGGCTGTATCAAAATTATTTTGTgagtttatgtttttgttgtttaaatGTGATAGTTGGTTGAGATGGCTTGTACAGTAATTCCTAACTCAAGCGGGGAGATTTTAAATTTCATAAATGTTTTCATTATCACAATTTACTAAATCTATAGTTAGATCGGTTCacgttaataaaaaaaatgttacatGGGCTAAAGTTGCATTTTCCCCTCTTAAACTCTCGCAGTTTACCAGAAAAAGGCACTATCAATTACACTGTTATAAAAGCAAATTCCAACACAAACACTGAGAGAGCTTCGGAATGATTGCAGAGAAAACTACTACACACCCCAAGACAAGTCAATAGTGGATCCCACTTGTCCAATGAGTGGCATAAAGAATGTCACAAGAGAATAGTTGATAagctaaaaataataataatattaatattatttattgcGGGACCAACCGACCTGTGTCATGCTCATGACTACCTTATTCATTATCATACCCTTACCGTATTTATTACAGTATTATACTCCTAATTCTAATACTGTCAGAGTTTCTAATCCCttaatataattgattctccatcctccattatatatacacacaatatACAGTTATATACCAGTGTACTTCGACAGTTCAACTCACTCTTATTTCTGAAACCAATCATTGCATTCATGGCTAGAGGAGTAACTTCTTGTGATGAAGCTGGGGCAACTGCTGCTGGCGGAAACGTTTCTTCTTCGACTGCTTTGTTCGAGCCTACGAGTGATTTTCGAGAATCCAGCAAATCTTACATGGATTATGATGTGGGAGATGTGTTTTTTGGGACGGATGATCTTGCAGACACGAGAGATTTTCTTTACAAGGAGGATGTTATCGAGTCTTACAGAAGGGATAGAGCTTTGAAGTTGGTCAAGAGAAGAGACAAGAGATCTTCCTCAATCGCGGAGTGTTTTGAATTCCTGAAATTAATACTATGCATTAGATGAATATACTACCTAGTTGGTTTTTGGTAGAGGTAGCAGAAGCTGCGGTGGGATGGTCTGCCCAGCAAATTATCTAGTTTTATCCTATAATTACAGATATCATGTAGCTAGAATTTCatatccattgattatgattattcC
This sequence is a window from Tripterygium wilfordii isolate XIE 37 chromosome 8, ASM1340144v1, whole genome shotgun sequence. Protein-coding genes within it:
- the LOC120003315 gene encoding cell number regulator 6-like, giving the protein MAEGGMNSKYVKLTKDQVAPLEDIRPGELNQPIEVPQLALRKCNECGQALPENFEPPSNEPWTTGIFGCTEDTESCWTGLFCPCVLFGRNIENLREDTPWTTPCICHAVCVEGGIALAVATAVFHGIDPRTSFLLCEGLLFAWWMCGIYTGLVRQSLQRKYHLKNSPCDPCMVHCCMHWCALCQEHREMKGRLSDNFAMPMTVVNPPPVQEMKSASEDRDSAPSTEHGTTLEMQAL